The Polaribacter sp. KT25b genome contains the following window.
TAATTTATCTGTTCAGTTTGGAAAACGAGTTTTGTTTGATGAAGTAAGTACTAAATTTCTTCAGGGAAATTGCTACGGAATTATTGGCGCAAACGGAGCAGGAAAATCAACCTTTTTAAAAATTATTTCGGGTAAACAAGAACCAACATCTGGACAAGTTCATCTAGAAAAAGGAAAAAGAATGTCTGTTTTATCTCAAGATCATTATGCTTTTGATGAATTTCCAGTTTTAGAAACAGTTGTTATGGGTAACAAAGAACTGTTTAAAATTAAGAAAGAAATTGATGCTTTATATGCAGATTATACAGATGAAAATGCAGAAAAAATTGGCGAACTTCAAATAAAATTTGAAGAAATGAATGGTTGGAATGCAGATTCTGATGCGGCAGCAATGTTATCTAATTTAGGTATTTCTGAAGATTTACATTATACTTTAATGAAAGATTTAGATGGTAAACAAAAGGTTCGTGTATTAATTTCGCAAGCACTTTTTGGTAATCCAGATGTTTTAATAATGGATGAGCCAACAAATGATTTAGATTTTGAAACTATTGCTTGGTTAGAAAATTTTATAGCAAATTTTGATAACTGTGTAATTGTAGTTTCGCATGATAGACACTTTTTAGATGCGGTTTGTACACATATTTCTGATATTGATTTTGGTAAAATAAATAATTATTCTGGTAACTATACTTTTTGGTACGAGTCTAGCCAATTAGCCGCAAAACAAAGAGCACAACAAAATAAAAAAGCAGAAGATAAAAAGAAAGAATTAGAAGATTTTATTCGTCGTTTTTCTGCCAATGTTGCAAAATCGAAACAAGCAACTTCTCGTAAAAAAATGATTGATAAGTTGAATGTTGAAGATATAAAACCTTCAAGTAGACGTTATCCTGCAATTATTTTTGAAAGAGATAGAGAAGCAGGAGATCAAATTTTAAATGTA
Protein-coding sequences here:
- a CDS encoding ABC-F family ATP-binding cassette domain-containing protein — its product is MLSVSNLSVQFGKRVLFDEVSTKFLQGNCYGIIGANGAGKSTFLKIISGKQEPTSGQVHLEKGKRMSVLSQDHYAFDEFPVLETVVMGNKELFKIKKEIDALYADYTDENAEKIGELQIKFEEMNGWNADSDAAAMLSNLGISEDLHYTLMKDLDGKQKVRVLISQALFGNPDVLIMDEPTNDLDFETIAWLENFIANFDNCVIVVSHDRHFLDAVCTHISDIDFGKINNYSGNYTFWYESSQLAAKQRAQQNKKAEDKKKELEDFIRRFSANVAKSKQATSRKKMIDKLNVEDIKPSSRRYPAIIFERDREAGDQILNVEGLSREFEGEKLFNNVHINLNKGDKVAVISKNSRAISAFYQIITDNEKADDGKFSWGVTTTQSYLPLDNSSFFQNGELNLVDWLRQYAQTEEEREEVYLRGFLGKMIFSGEEALKKSNVLSGGEKVRCMLSRMMMKRANILILDEPTNHLDLESIQSLNNSLINFKGTVLFSTHDHEFAQTVANRVIELTPKGVIDRYSTFDDYLSDPKIKELRDSMYS